One stretch of Candida orthopsilosis Co 90-125, chromosome 3 draft sequence DNA includes these proteins:
- a CDS encoding Nas6 protein (S. cerevisiae homolog NAS6 has role proteolysis, proteasome regulatory particle assembly and localizes to proteasome regulatory particle, nucleus, cytosol), with amino-acid sequence MSSDQFPIQTAIKDHNINLAKQLISEKPKSTILKDDDERTPLHWAVSINNSDLVQFIVENLSKGTDIDELVDASGWTPIHINASIGNVEILNILMHTDPQPDINLATNQGTTALHLSISKNHLSYVRILIDEFGASCRVKDKKGYTPLHRAASIGSITIIKQLLNSAKGVNVNAKDNDGWTSLHHALAEGHADAAIFLVEEGGADTTIENDEGETPIQVAVDEKVAKYFKEHVEKK; translated from the coding sequence ATGAGTTCAGATCAATTCCCAATCCAAACAGCAATCAAAGaccacaacatcaatttaGCCAAACAGCTCATTTCAGAAAAACCCAAATCAACTATCttgaaagatgatgatgaacgTACACCATTACATTGGGCCGtttccatcaacaataGCGATTTGGTTCAATTCATTGTTGAGAATTTATCCAAAGGAACAGATATCGATGAATTAGTTGATGCTTCCGGATGGACTCCAATCCATATCAATGCTTCAATTGGCAATGTTGAAATCCTCAATATCTTAATGCACACTGATCCCCAACCTGATATAAACTTGGCCACAAATCAAGGCACAACAGCATTACATTTATCCATATCCAAAAACCACTTGTCCTATGTCCGTATACttattgatgagtttgGTGCATCTTGTCGTGTTAAAGATAAGAAGGGGTATACGCCATTACATCGAGCTGCTtcaattggatcaattaCCataattaaacaattgttgaatctgGCTAAAGGTGTCAATGTGAATGCAAAAGATAATGATGGGTGGACTAGTTTACATCATGCTTTAGCGGAGGGCCATGCTGATGCGGCTATTTTTCTAGTTGAAGAAGGTGGTGCTGATACTACTATTGAGAATGATGAGGGAGAGACACCAATTCaagttgctgttgatgagaAAGTTGCAAAGTATTTTAAAGAGcatgttgaaaagaagtaA
- a CDS encoding Nus1 protein (S. cerevisiae homolog NUS1 has role protein glycosylation and localizes to endoplasmic reticulum, particle, nuclear envelope): MAVHASTPVSFLNTSSPTFTCVIRISKWEALHKKKNVRFSASDNFPFFTTGRNTYHQRRVIPTIMSALKSPRIVDDVRLNNNGEVKLKDVTNEAKSRQKIAKNDVVKAPPSTIRTVNIFTILVQLVHRFFTVGLVASGASVTSLIMFYINHLILLNLFFTIAIYKNVLFIYRKIYLKFLTLTYYPNKSPQVIRDDVNQLVKIPKSVSCILDLKDDDDENGGKDGLYNQISELAAWSVSAGISRLIIYEYTGSINQSSESLLDLSKVITRNLISYFGSEAIPAFSLKVPHKNLILYSDESVSLSSTEEPREATVDLEIDLLSRVDGKPTIVELTKTMSELAVNKELSVNDITIDLIDEELVELVGPEPDLLISFAPSLNLEDYPPWHIRLTEVYWEPENKDVSYAVFIRALKQFSQCKVNAGK, from the coding sequence ATGGCGGTCCACGCTTCTACACCCGTCTCTTTCTTAAACACATCTAGTCCTACATTTACTTGTGTTATCAGAATCTCAAAATGGGAGGCACTacacaagaaaaaaaacgTTAGATTTTCGGCTTCTGAtaattttcctttttttaCAACAGGGAGAAATACGTATCATCAAAGAAGAGTCATCCCCACCATTATGTCTGCGTTAAAATCACCAAGGATCGTCGATGACGTGAgactcaacaacaatggaGAAGTCAAGTTAAAGGATGTCACCAACGAAGCAAAGTCGAGACAGAAGATAGCTAAAAATGATGTGGTTAAAGCACCACCAAGTACAATTCGAACTGTCAACATCTTTACCATATTGGTCCAGCTTGTACACCGTTTTTTTACTGTTGGATTGGTTGCACTGGGTGCTTCAGTCACTAGCTTAATCATGTTCTACATCAACCATTTGATTCTCCTCAACTTGTTCTTCACCATTGccatttacaaaaatgttTTATTCATATATCGCAAGATTTACTTGAAGTTCCTTACTTTAACCTATTATCCCAATAAATCACCTCAAGTGATTAGAGATGATGTCAACCAGTTAGTCAAAATTCCCAAATCGGTCTCTTGCATTttagatttgaaagatgacGACGATGAAAATGGCGGTAAAGATGGATTGTATAATCAGATCAGTGAGTTGGCAGCTTGGAGTGTGAGCGCAGGTATATCAAGATTGATCATCTATGAATACACTGGATCTATAAATCAAAGCAGTGAGTCACTACTTGATTTAAGTAAAGTCATAACTCggaatttgatttcataTTTTGGCTCAGAAGCTATCCCTGCATTCTCATTGAAAGTACCTCACAAAAACTTGATCTTGTACAGCGACGAGTCCGTTAGTCTATCATCGACTGAAGAACCAAGAGAAGCTACAGTGGATTTAGAAATTGACTTACTTAGTAGAGTTGATGGAAAGCCAACTATTGTTGAACTAACCAAAACAATGAGTGAATTGGCTGTGAACAAAGAGTTATCGGTTAATGATATAACCATTGACTTGATTGACGAAGAGttggttgaattggttgGACCAGAACCAGActtgttgatttcattCGCACCTTCATTAAATTTGGAAGATTACCCACCTTGGCATATTAGATTGACTGAGGTTTATTGGGAACCTGAAAACAAAGATGTGAGCTATGCTGTTTTTATTCGTGCCTTGAAGCAATTTTCCCAATGCAAGGTAAATGCAGGTAAGTAA
- a CDS encoding Nce102 protein (involved in non classical protein export) yields the protein MLAIGDVILRAFNFVFLAIVLGLTGSLAATTVYQHNPQINFAVFAAAFGLLTSSIYGVFAFFIEALAWPLILFIFDFLNFVFTFAAACAIAAGIRVHSCGNQDYLDSNKINQGSKGRCRKAQASTAFLYFSAFIFIASGIFSAIGLFKGGLFGSKYSRSAPRTGVPTMSQV from the coding sequence ATGTTGGCTATCGGAGACGTCATTTTAAGAGCTTTTAACTTTGTATTTTTAGCCATTGTTCTTGGTTTAACTGGTTCATTGGCCGCCACTACCGTATACCAACACAATCCTCAAATTAACTTTGCTGTTTTCGCTGCAGCATTTGGTCTTTtgacttcatcaatttatGGTGTATTTGCCTTTTTCATTGAAGCATTGGCATGgccattgattttgttcattttTGACTTCTTGAACTTTGTTTTCACTTTTGCTGCTGCTTGTGCTATTGCTGCTGGTATTAGAGTACATTCGTGTGGTAACCAAGATTACCTTGATTCTAACAAGATCAACCAAGGTTCAAAGGGAAGATGTAGAAAAGCGCAAGCTTCAACTGCATTTTTGTACTTTTCCGCTTTTATCTTTATTGCTTCTGGTATTTTCAGTGCTATTGGTTTATTCAAGGGTGGTTTGTTTGGTTCAAAATACTCAAGATCTGCACCAAGAACTGGTGTTCCAACCATGTCACAAGTTTAA
- a CDS encoding Fgr44 protein: MSDIPQSIITALTKYQDRPFILYLEKDLIKFIKNSILGNIKQPEYVIQAQYLKNSYYRLLSHQLCQYYHLQHWNNQSNEIVVTPSENFDYSSFLIKVEDESSDFVKVADVAHKYQPVHTPEPPHSNGYIQQQPHHNVNHHQHSHNIYHPHQHQHQHQHQHHSHSDRIDSTRATGTPFMSNPQSFKPKMIVKKIIPKPTTSSPPMEASENNNNDSIESLSKLKIDENGSSSAPPSEGSDVSLNTTSSTTIESQRASKEALYKKVREEIFLKEDEDQTGEEEETVEGEEGEEEEKKQSEEIVDKGFTKERPTRTNYRRSREYTPGYSKNHYSVPYQVPIQMQYPQMYHPHHNGASPAIPQGSTLPVLYSPYYPTVQPPLVPQAYAPPFHTVPSYDKETERRILNNPYIILPSDIDSHDRFKNPKHQQLHKSKKMYQNGNGSGASIGRNSNYKGQRPT, from the coding sequence ATGTCAGACATACCGCAGTCCATCATCACTGCTTTGACAAAGTATCAAGATAGACCATTTATCTTGTAccttgaaaaagatttaataaaattcatcaagaattCTATTTTAGGTAACATCAAACAACCAGAGTATGTAATTCAAGCacaatatttgaaaaactcgTACTATAGACTATTGAGCCACCAATTATGTCAATATTACCATCTACAGCATTGGAACAATCAgtcaaatgaaattgttgttacTCCATcggaaaattttgattattcttcatttttgattaaggttgaagatgaatcaaGTGATTTTGTTAAAGTTGCCGATGTTGCTCATAAATATCAACCTGTTCATACACCTGAACCACCGCATCTGAATGGATATATCCAACAACAGCCGCATCATAATGtaaaccaccaccaacaccTGCACAACATCTACCACCCACATCAGCATCAGCATCAGCATCAGCATCAGCATCACTCTCATCTGGATCGAATTGACTCAACCAGGGCGACGGGAACACCGTTCATGTCCAATCCTCAATCTTTTAAACCAAAGATGATTGTCAAAAAAATCATACCTAAGCCAACTACTTCTTCACCACCGATGGAAGCAAGTgagaacaacaacaatgataGCATAGAAAGCCtttcaaagttgaagattgatgaaaatggatCTAGCAGTGCTCCACCATCAGAAGGTTCAGATGTGTCACTCAATACTACATCATCGACAACGATTGAAAGTCAAAGAGCATCAAAAGAAGCATTGTACAAAAAAGTACGAGAGGagatatttttgaaagaggATGAAGATCAAAcaggagaagaagaggaaacAGTAGAGGGAGAAGAAGGTGAAGAGGAGGAGAAAAAGCAGCTGGAAGAAATCGTAGATAAAGGTTTTACAAAAGAGAGACCTACTAGAACAAACTATCGCAGAAGTCGAGAGTACACCCCTGGATATAGCAAAAACCATTATTCAGTACCATACCAAGTACCAATCCAAATGCAGTACCCACAAATGTATCACCCCCACCACAATGGAGCATCACCAGCTATTCCTCAAGGAAGCACACTTCCAGTTTTGTACAGCCCCTATTATCCTACTGTTCAACCACCGCTAGTTCCTCAAGCATATGCTCCCCCGTTCCACACTGTACCTTCTTATGATAAAGAAACAGAGCGAAGAATTTTAAACAATCCATACATTATTTTACCAAGTGATATTGACTCTCATGATCGATTCAAGAATCcaaagcatcaacaattacACAAGTCCAAAAAGATGTATCAAAATGGTAATGGAAGTGGTGCCAGCATAGGGCGAAACAGTAACTACAAAGGCCAAAGACCTACATAG
- a CDS encoding Arf2 ADP-ribosylation factor: protein MGLSFSKLFANLFGNREMRILMVGLDAAGKTTILYKLKLGEIVTTIPTIGFNVETVEYKNISFTVWDVGGQDKIRPLWRYYFQNTQGIIFVVDSNDRDRIAEAREELQQMLNEDELRDALLLVFANKQDLPNAMNAAEITEKLGLHSIRQRPWYIQATCATTGDGLYEGLEWLSTNLKKSG, encoded by the coding sequence ATGGgtttatcattttcaaaattatttgCCAATCTTTTTGGGAACAGAGAAATGAGAATTTTAATGGTTGGTTTGGATGCTGCTGGTAAAACCACCATATTGTATAAATTGAAGTTGGGTGAAATTGTCACCACTATTCCAACCATTGGtttcaatgttgaaactgTTGAGTACAAGAACATTTCATTCACAGTGTGGGATGTTGGTGGACAAGATAAAATTAGACCATTGTGGCGTTATTATTTCCAAAACACCCAAGGTATTATTTTCGTTGTAGACTCAAATGATAGAGACCGTATTGCTGAAGCTAGAGAAGAATTACAACAGATGttgaatgaagatgaattgagaGATGCattattgttggttttCGCTAACAAGCAAGATTTACCAAATGCTATGAATGCTGCTGAAATAACTGAAAAATTGGGCTTGCATTCTATTAGACAAAGACCATGGTACATTCAAGCTACTTGCGCCACTACTGGTGATGGTTTGTACGAAGGTTTGGAATGGTTATCAACTAATTTGAAGAAGTCTGgataa
- a CDS encoding Rpl35 predicted ribosomal protein encodes MVAVKTFELRTKSKEQLEEQLVELKKELANLKVQKLQRPSLPRIHIVRKNIARVLTVINLNQRENVKAFYKGKKYQPKDLRAKKTRALRRQLTKFEKSQETEKARKQRITFPQRKYAIKA; translated from the exons atG GTCGCCGTTAAAACTTTCGAATTAAGAACTAAATCCAAGGAACAATTAGAAGaacaattggttgaattgaagaaagaattAGCCAACTTGAAGGTTcaaaaattacaaagaCCAAGTTTACCAAGAATTCACATTGTTAGAAAAAACATTGCTAGAGTCTTGACTGTTATCAACTTGAACCAAAGAGAGAATGTTAAAGCTTTCTACAAAGGTAAGAAATATCAACCAAAAGATTTAAGAGCTAAAAAAACTAGAGCTTTAAGAAGACAATTGaccaagtttgaaaaatcacaagaaactgaaaaagctagaaaacaaagaatcACTTTCCCACAAAGAAAGTATGCTATTAAGGCTTAA
- a CDS encoding Hgt4 glucose and galactose sensor: protein MKLWSYIDQILYDNTIEEEYYRRMRQKSSSNSAFFVGLVAAVGGFLYGYDTGLINDLLEMHYVYTHFPSNHTGFATHERAIVVASLSLGTFFGALVAPLISDRYGRKFSIILSAGIIFNIGNILQISSTEIALLSVGRLVSGVAVGILSAIVPLYQAEASPKWVRGSVVFTYQWAITWGLLIASAVCQGTRKISNSGSYRIPVGIQFLWALILSTGMLFLPESPRYYVQKDNLEKALYSLCKLRRLPEDDECLIEELVEIKANYDYERSFGKTTILDCFRSGGGRHKQGLRMFTGIGVQFFQQCSGVNFIFYYGVNFFSSAGVKNYYIMSLITYIVNVVFTVPGIILIDTVGRRPLLFWGGIGMATANFIIAITGVSVQEQHVNASLCVSFSCVFILFFASTWGGCAWALCSDIYGISIRQKGVALTAATNWLVNFVFAYITPYLIDTGSHTVRLGGKIFFIWGSLNALGTVFVYFTVYETKGLKLEEVDYMYAHCANARVSKKFKSTKINYAQLDGNYNPISTNQPPSTTSNELTPNEKDNDDYDVDLMIHQHHDSDDTSHFNAPPKSSQTITSVHKYERTPSTSNASDDKNLSMQQRKQSMASNGISSINSSRSAAHASNISNDYQEYLESLKRDYSQHYSNSADIVRKVSSSIHNSNSLHNGHEFNSMDDVGYLPGEGQHHGNLDCSADVSDLNRLPTTIIAAPFFDQPPSDSDSDSEVDEGEDADHEGDGNDGGENK from the coding sequence ATGAAGCTTTGGTCATACATAGATCAGATATTGTATGATAATACGATAGAGGAGGAGTACTATCGAAGAATGCGACAGAAGAGTTCATCAAACTCGGCCTTTTTTGTGGGTCTAGTTGCGGCAGTGGGTGGGTTCTTGTATGGATACGATACCGGGCTAATAAATGATCTACTAGAGATGCACTATGTGTATACGCATTTCCCTAGTAATCACACTGGATTTGCCACTCATGAACGAGCTATTGTTGTGGCGTCGTTGTCGTTGGGAACTTTTTTTGGCGCTTTGGTGGCACCGTTAATTTCTGATAGGTATGGGCGAAAGTTTTCGATTATTTTAAGTGCTGGTATCATTTTTAATATTGGGAATATTTTACAAATCAGCTCAACTGAAATTGCATTGCTTAGTGTGGGAAGATTAGTACTGGGGGTAGCAGTGGGGATCTTATCAGCTATTGTACCCTTGTATCAAGCTGAAGCATCGCCCAAGTGGGTTAGAGGTTCGGTTGTGTTTACTTATCAATGGGCCATCACATGGGGTCTCTTGATCGCCAGTGCTGTATGTCAAGGGACGCGAAAGATTTCAAACTCAGGGTCTTATAGAATACCCGTTGGAATTCAGTTTTTGTGGGCGTTGATTTTATCTACGGGTATGTTGTTCCTACCGGAAAGTCCACGGTATTATGTACAAAAAGACAATTTGGAGAAAGCGCTTTATTCACTTTGCAAACTACGACGATTGCCAGAGGATGATGAATGCttgattgaagagttggTAGAAATAAAAGCGAATTATGATTATGAACGATCTTTCGGCAAAACTACTATTCTCGACTGTTTTAGAAGTGGCGGTGGTAGACATAAACAAGGATTGAGAATGTTTACTGGGATAGGAGTACagttttttcaacaatgttcaGGTGTCaattttatattttattaTGGAGTCAATTTTTTCAGTTCCGCTGGAGTTAAGAACTATTACATCATGTCATTGATAACATACATTGTCAATGTTGTTTTCACTGTTCCGGGtataattttgattgatacTGTCGGTCGAAGACCTTTGTTATTTTGGGGAGGTATCGGCATGGCAACAGCGAATTTTATCATAGCCATAACTGGAGTCAGTGTTCAGGAGCAACATGTCAATGCTAGTCTATGTGTCTCATTTTCATGTGTGTTTATCTTATTCTTTGCCAGTACTTGGGGTGGTTGTGCATGGGCCTTGTGTTCGGATATCTATGGTATTTCCATCAGACAAAAAGGTGTAGCCTTAACCGCTGCTACTAATTGGTTGGTGAACTTTGTATTTGCGTACATAACTCCATATTTGATTGATACTGGTTCACATACAGTGAGATTAGGTgggaaaatttttttcatctgGGGCAGTTTGAATGCATTGGGCACTGTGTTTGTTTACTTTACCGTTTatgaaacaaaaggattgaaattggaggAAGTCGATTATATGTATGCTCATTGTGCCAATGCAAGAGTATCAAAGAAGtttaaatcaacaaagattaATTATGCACAATTGGATGGAAATTATAATCCAATAAGTACCAACCAACCACCATCTACAACATCAAACGAATTGACTCCAAATGAGAAAgataatgatgattatgatgtGGATCTTatgattcatcaacatcatgaTAGTGATGACACTCTGCATTTCAATGCACCACCCAAGTCATCACAGACCATTACATCCGTCCATAAGTACGAGAGAACCCCTTCTACCTCCAATGCTCTGGATGATAAGAACCTCAGTATGCAACAACGCAAACAGTCTATGGCATCTAATGgtatttcatcaatcaattcatcaagatcAGCTGCCCATGCATCAAATATCAGTAATGATTATCAAGAATATTTGGAGTCGTTAAAACGTGACTATTCACAGCATTACTCCAACTCGGCTGACATTGTACGTAAAGTTTCATCATCTATACACAATAGCAATAGTCTTCACAATGGTCatgaattcaattcaatggATGATGTTGGTTACCTTCCTGGTGAAGGTCAACATCATGGTAATTTAGATTGCAGTGCAGATGTGAGCGATTTGAATCGTTTGCCAACAACGATTATTGCAGCACCTTTTTTTGACCAACCGCCATCGGATTCAGATTCGGATTCGGAAGTAGATGAAGGTGAGGATGCTGATCATGAAGGAGATGGAAATGACGGAGGAGAGAATAAATGA
- a CDS encoding Ufd2 protein (S. cerevisiae homolog UFD2 has ubiquitin-ubiquitin ligase activity, has role in ubiquitin-dependent protein catabolic process, response to stress, protein ubiquitination and localizes to cytoplasm, nucleus), protein MSSADEIRAKRLAKLAGSNRPSTPQQQSQQQQPAAKPITEEPKVTTSEQNTPTTFQLNKVEKESKNIPEQSTQIATDNHALPAPSPKPTQSKEDHISQWLTRELEHIFKITLDSNKTSSSVVFLPNLAHELQNSNDKLNENYLDSIFMEILSETGVPGKGPTAYLYSVYHAAYKVKRSLPIKAAFHDEKVDLLSQIINLAVRYGNMGLQIPDMFLSSNIEQALNTIVERFADMSSFLVDIIKVSYEEDNLLELLNLIFPYMSSRLKGITFKDQRYLNYLSVIETLVSIKPVAAIFSQIAGFQPPSKESGLDYELKSLLGPILRVSPLIDTAGPYFGEEVSKMSPIQIHSAYESLQNEYKVALDRLFVIVDKLIRGSTETRTNVIQWLAELVNKSHLRRGSHVDFQTVASDGLMFNITIVLIKLSMPFLDYPTYSKIDKIDVEYFTKSNLLDIKDESRVNSTIEEATNYSQSKREELGTDATNFISDCFNLTLAYLHYGVGGIFIKFDRMKRTIEQMESQITAIEAGRGGAAPAMRERMRAQLPIMHSRVNALKSSQHAINAVFSYRDLQLEIFDFIIGATVFITRLIDPNHAFPQKKLSIPIFKITKVSELDDHDFLKTKTPIPWKHYPEFLLEGIINYTKFSANFRGCPLVLNEDKLTLFVEFITILLRCPELIGNPHMKANIVEILYIGSLPRQDGHPGFMVSIFDRNELVTHNLLYSLLDFYVMVEKTGASSQFYDKFNSRYYISVILEELWKIPQYRLQLKDYSENNVDFFIRFIARMLNDTTYLLDETFNLLNSIHDYQVEIKRRQTGSEANEEMGNDETLNGNLEGDERRVKSLIALSNETMELFKLFTKEVPQGFVLPEIVDRLAGMLDYNLSVLVGPKCSNLKVAEPEKYKFEPKKILSDICEVYVNLSLQKGFVIAVSRDGRSFNIAYFKKAESILTKRTFVDNRIINSLAIFAAKAEENRLIEESEELELGEVPDEFLDPLMFTVMEDPVILPSSKISIDRSTIKAHLLSDATDPFNRVPLKLEDVQDDIDLKAKISAFKLQKKSEKLQEKQQQGEEDVVMTE, encoded by the exons ATGTCAAGTGCAGACGAG ATTCGAGCTAAGAGATTGGCCAAACTCGCTGGATCTAATAGACCTAGCACGCCCCAACAGcaactgcaacaacaacagccagCAGCAAAACCAATAACTGAAGAGCCCAAGGTTACGACGTCGGAACAGAATACACCTACTACTTTCCAATTAAATAAAGTAGAGAAAGAACTGAAGAATATCCCCGAACAATCGACTCAAATTGCCACTGATAATCATGCATTGCCTGCTCCTTCACCCAAGCCAACACAATCGAAAGAGGATCATATTTCCCAATGGTTGACGAGAGAGCTAGAGCACATATTCAAGATCACATTAGACTCCAATAAAACCTCAAGCTCAGTAGTTTTTTTGCCTAATTTAGCACACGAGTTGCAAAATTCTAATGACAAATTAAATGAGAATTACTTGGACTCGATCTTTATGGAAATATTATCAGAAACTGGAGTGCCGGGAAAGGGACCAACTGCATACTTGTACTCGGTATATCATGCTGCTTACAAAGTAAAAAGGTCGCTTCCAATAAAGGCAGCTTTTCATGATGAAAAAGTGGATCTATTGAGTCAGATTATCAATCTAGCAGTAAGGTATGGTAATATGGGCTTACAAATCCCTGACATGTTTTTATCAAGTAACATTGAGCAAGCTTTAAACACAATAGTGGAACGTTTTGCTGATATGTCATCGTTTTTAGTAGACATTATTAAGGTTAGCTACGAAGAGGACAATTTATTAGAGCTTTTGAATCTAATTTTTCCTTACATGAGTCTGAGATTAAAAGGTATTACATTCAAAGATCAAAGGTATTTGAACTACTTGTCAGTCATTGAAACCCTTGTTTCTATCAAACCAGTTGCTGCAATATTCTCCCAGATTGCAGGGTTTCAGCCACCTTCAAAAGAACTGGGGTTGGATTATGAACTCAAGTCATTATTGGGTCCAATTTTGAGAGTATCACCACTTATCGATACCGCAGGTCCTTATTTTGGAGAAGAAGTAAGTAAAATGTCCCCGATCCAAATCCACAGCGCATACGAATCACTTCAAAATGAGTATAAAGTAGCATTGGATCGATTAtttgtgattgttgataaattaatACGTGGGTCCACTGAGACCAGAACCAATGTCATTCAATGGTTGGCTGAGTTGGTCAACAAGAGTCACTTGAGGCGGGGTAGTCACGTTGACTTTCAAACTGTTGCAAGTGATGGATTGATGTTCAATATAACAATagttttgatcaaattgagcATGCCATTTTTAGATTATCCCACCTATAgtaaaattgataaaattgacGTTGAATATTTCACAAAGAGCAACTTGTTAGACATCAAAGATGAATCAAGGGtcaactcaacaattgaagaggCCACTAATTACAGTCAATCTAAACGCGAAGAGCTTGGCACTGATGCTACAAACTTTATTTCTGATTGTTTCAACTTGACTTTAGCTTATTTACATTATGGTGTGGGTGGTATATTTATCAAGTTCGACAGAATGAAGCGTACTATTGAGCAGATGGAGAGCCAAATAACTGCGATTGAAGCTGGTCGTGGAGGAGCCGCACCGGCAATGCGAGAACGGATGAGAGCACAGTTGCCAATAATGCATAGCAGGGTCAATGCATTGAAGTCACTGCAGCATGCAATCAACGCTGTGTTTAGCTATAGAGATTtgcaattggaaatttttgatttcattatTGGTGCAACAGTGTTTATTACTAGATTAATTGACCCAAATCATGCGTTCCCACAGAAGAAGTTGAGTATtcccattttcaaaatcacaaAAGTATCGGAATTAGACGATCATGATTTTTTAAAAACCAAGACTCCGATCCCGTGGAAGCATTATCCAGAATTTCTTTTGGAAGGTATCATCAACTATACCAAATTTTCTGCCAATTTCAGAGGTTGCCCGTTAGTTTTAAATGAAGATAAGTTGACattgtttgttgagttCATTACCATCTTGTTGAGGTGTCCAGAATTGATTGGTAATCCCCACATGAAGGCCAACATTGTGGAGATTTTGTACATTGGTTCACTTCCCAGACAAGATGGTCATCCGGGCTTCATggtttccatttttgataGAAATGAGTTGGTTACACATAACTTGTTGTATTCATTACTTGATTTCTATGTCATGGTTGAGAAAACTGGTGCATCGTCTCAATTCTATGATAAATTCAACAGTCGTTATTACATTTCTGTAATTCTTGAAGAGTTATGGAAGATACCTCAGTATCGattgcaattgaaagattatTCGGAGAATAATGTTGACTTTTTTATTCGATTTATTGCAAGAATGTTGAATGATACTACGTATCTTTTAGACgaaactttcaatttgttgaactcAATTCATGACTATCAAGTAGAAATCAAACGTCGTCAAACTGGAAGTGAAGCAAATGAGGAGATGGGTAACGATGAAACATTGAATGGTAATTTGGAAGGTGATGAAAGAAGAGTGAAATCTTTAATTGCcttatcaaatgaaactATGGAATTGTTCAAGTTGTTCACCAAAGAAGTACCTCAGGGTTTCGTGTTGCCAGAAATTGTCGATAGATTAGCTGGCATGTTGGATTACAATTTATCAGTACTAGTTGGCCCTAAATGTTCCAACTTAAAAGTTGCTGAACCTGAAAAGTACAAGTTTGAACctaaaaagattttgagtGACATTTGTGAAGTTTATGTCAACCTTTCATTACAAAAAGGGTTTGTTATTGCTGTTTCAAGGGATGGAAGATCGTTCAACATTGCATATTTTAAGAAAGCCGAGAGTATTTTAACCAAGAGgacatttgttgataatagGATAATTAATCTGTTGGCAATCTTTGCTGCCAAAGCAGAAGAAAATAGACTCATTGAAGAGAGCgaagaattggaattggGTGAAGTGCCTGATGAATTCTTAGATCCATTGATGTTTACTGTTATGGAAGACCCTGTTATATTACCATCTTCTAAAATTAGTATTGATAGATCAACTATCAAAGCTCATTTGTTGAGTGATGCCACTGACCCTTTCAATAGAGTTCCATTAAAATTGGAGGATGTGCAGGATGATATTGACTTAAAAGCCAAGATATCCGCATTCaaacttcaaaagaaaCTGGAAAAGTTACAAGagaagcaacaacaaggGGAAGAGGATGTAGTAATGACTGAATAA